In Chloroflexota bacterium, a single window of DNA contains:
- a CDS encoding Ig-like domain-containing protein, whose product MHRFASRVPWLVGVVALGSAAAILLGASTQPPAQNGAASTPTLIGASNQRSSSQPTIPAGALSTMTGLSNFNQLLTSLPTAMTIPGGVPALPTSLATTPLPTGSGAAITPTTGGLAPSLQLTTPTAPIPITPTPAVGSVTTATAEPVHYATMTPPTDPVVSIDTVNDGETISNGEPMTIGGWAVDPRGVGTSITAVDVFLDGGPGSGRYLGAADYGTTRPDVAGIFQHPDWTASGFAFEWTPRGIRAGDHTLVIVAQSAFGAPVTTEVSVKVAGSGGS is encoded by the coding sequence ATGCATCGTTTTGCGTCGCGCGTTCCCTGGCTCGTTGGCGTCGTGGCCCTGGGGTCAGCGGCGGCCATCCTTCTCGGCGCCAGCACGCAGCCGCCAGCGCAGAATGGCGCAGCGTCCACGCCGACCCTCATCGGCGCTTCGAACCAGCGGAGCAGCTCCCAGCCGACGATCCCCGCCGGCGCGCTATCAACGATGACGGGCCTGAGCAACTTCAACCAGCTGCTCACATCTCTGCCAACCGCGATGACGATCCCGGGCGGCGTCCCTGCGCTCCCGACGTCCCTCGCCACGACCCCGCTTCCGACCGGAAGCGGGGCGGCGATAACGCCAACGACGGGCGGCCTGGCGCCGTCGTTGCAGCTCACAACCCCGACCGCGCCTATTCCCATCACCCCTACCCCGGCCGTCGGCTCCGTGACGACGGCGACCGCCGAGCCCGTCCATTACGCGACCATGACCCCTCCAACCGATCCCGTTGTGTCGATCGACACCGTGAATGACGGAGAAACGATCTCCAACGGCGAGCCGATGACCATCGGCGGTTGGGCGGTCGATCCGCGCGGTGTCGGAACGTCGATCACCGCCGTAGACGTCTTCCTGGACGGTGGGCCGGGCAGCGGGCGGTATCTGGGCGCGGCGGACTACGGCACGACGCGGCCGGACGTGGCGGGCATCTTCCAGCACCCCGACTGGACGGCCAGCGGCTTTGCCTTCGAATGGACGCCGCGGGGAATTCGCGCCGGCGACCACACGCTGGTCATCGTCGCGCAGTCCGCGTTCGGCGCGCCCGTCACCACGGAGGTGTCCGTGAAAGTCGCCGGGAGCGGCGGGTCATGA
- a CDS encoding TldD/PmbA family protein, with protein MLGEDRLQRIAASAIDSSAANETEVVITSQESALTRFANSTVHQNVWDSTVEIRVRAIVGLRTGVASTNQLDDRAIVATVARAVDAARFAPEDPEFRGLPKPRPIPPALAFSSATADYSPERRARDVKAICDCALAHGLNASGAWSTETMEIAVANSHGVWAYAPRTHASLKSVIMGEDSSGYAERTGVDASAIDVDAVAQEAVAKALQSRAPVPLDPGAYRVVLEPYAVGTMIDYLAYMGLGALAVQEGRSFMNGHFGERIVGENISLWDDGIDPTGVPIPFDFEGVPKRRVDFFERGIARGVVYDTYTAGKEGKESTGHALPAPNTYGPVPLNMFLATGDADQASLLRGIDRGIWVTRFHYVNVVHPTRTILTGMTRDGTFLIENGEISQPIRNLRFTQSVLAALSCVETIGREAVMLQDEAGGTRVPALRIAEFHFSSATQF; from the coding sequence ATGCTTGGTGAGGACCGCCTCCAACGGATAGCAGCCTCGGCCATCGATTCGTCGGCGGCGAATGAGACCGAAGTCGTCATCACTTCCCAGGAGAGCGCCCTCACCCGCTTCGCCAATTCGACCGTTCACCAGAACGTTTGGGACTCAACGGTGGAGATTCGGGTGCGCGCCATCGTCGGCTTGCGAACCGGCGTCGCATCCACAAACCAGCTCGACGATCGCGCGATCGTCGCGACGGTGGCTCGCGCGGTGGACGCGGCGCGCTTTGCCCCGGAGGATCCGGAGTTCCGCGGACTCCCCAAACCGCGGCCGATCCCTCCCGCTCTTGCCTTTTCGTCGGCGACCGCGGACTACTCGCCCGAGCGCCGCGCCCGTGATGTGAAGGCGATCTGCGATTGCGCCCTGGCACACGGGCTGAACGCGTCCGGCGCGTGGAGCACTGAGACGATGGAGATCGCGGTGGCGAATTCCCACGGCGTGTGGGCCTATGCGCCACGCACCCACGCGTCCCTGAAATCGGTGATCATGGGAGAGGACAGCTCGGGATACGCGGAGCGAACGGGGGTCGATGCGAGCGCCATCGACGTCGATGCTGTCGCGCAGGAGGCTGTTGCGAAGGCGCTTCAGAGCCGCGCCCCAGTCCCGCTCGATCCGGGCGCGTACCGCGTCGTGCTGGAGCCTTACGCGGTCGGCACAATGATCGATTACCTCGCGTACATGGGCCTGGGCGCCCTGGCGGTCCAGGAGGGCCGCAGCTTCATGAACGGCCACTTCGGCGAGCGGATCGTGGGCGAGAACATTAGCCTGTGGGATGACGGCATCGACCCGACGGGCGTCCCGATCCCCTTCGATTTCGAGGGCGTCCCCAAGAGGCGCGTGGACTTTTTCGAGCGGGGGATCGCGCGGGGTGTCGTATACGACACGTACACCGCGGGCAAGGAGGGCAAAGAGTCCACGGGGCACGCCCTCCCTGCGCCCAACACGTACGGACCTGTCCCGCTCAATATGTTCCTCGCGACAGGGGACGCGGACCAGGCGTCGCTGCTCCGAGGGATCGACCGGGGCATCTGGGTCACGCGATTCCACTACGTCAATGTCGTGCACCCGACTCGGACCATCCTGACGGGGATGACGCGCGACGGCACCTTCCTCATCGAGAATGGGGAGATCTCGCAACCCATCCGCAATCTTCGCTTCACGCAGAGCGTCCTCGCGGCCTTGTCATGCGTGGAGACGATCGGCCGCGAAGCGGTGATGCTGCAGGATGAGGCGGGCGGCACGCGGGTGCCCGCGCTTCGGATCGCGGAGTTCCACTTCTCAAGTGCGACACAGTTTTGA
- the argS gene encoding arginine--tRNA ligase gives MMRDEIRTIVAEAVRRAQADEQLPAVGVPEIAIERPANPGHGDYASSLALRMARAARLPPMTIASTVATHVTLPPSVASVRVEPPGFMNFFLSSDWLTSQVDAILAEGPRYGAIDLGRKQRVLVEYVSANPTGPLHVGTGRGAALGDSLARVLTWAGYDVSREYYVNDAGSRMEAFNGSVFARYAQHFGLNVPIPEDGYPGDYVRDLAAAIASTDGRRFLEMERQQAEAEIGRKGMDLILGQIREDLERLNVRFDRWFSEQSLYDDGAVDRAIEALRERGYVTEREGAIWFTSSALGDDKDNVLVRSNGLPTYFASDVAYHYDKLLGRKFDLAIDIWGADHQGHVPRMKAVVSAIGDDPSRLVVLIYQLVNLVRQGRPVAMGKRTGTFVTLREVLDEVGPDAVRFFLVGRSADAMMDFDLDLAKAQSDVNPVYYVQYAHARIASIMRRAADVDFVDGDVRRLEHPAELALIRKMLAFPEIVADAASSMAPHSLPHYAQELATSFHAFYDECRVIGEDEALMKARLKLVGACKVMLATTLDLIGVSAPDEM, from the coding sequence ATGATGCGTGACGAAATCCGGACCATCGTCGCCGAGGCCGTGCGGCGCGCTCAGGCGGACGAGCAGCTTCCCGCCGTCGGGGTTCCCGAGATCGCCATCGAGCGGCCGGCCAACCCTGGCCACGGCGACTATGCGTCGTCCCTGGCGCTGCGCATGGCGCGCGCCGCGCGGCTTCCGCCCATGACGATCGCGAGCACGGTTGCCACCCACGTCACGCTGCCGCCATCGGTCGCCTCGGTGCGGGTCGAGCCACCGGGCTTCATGAACTTCTTCCTCTCGTCCGACTGGCTCACCTCCCAGGTCGATGCGATTCTGGCCGAGGGCCCGCGGTACGGGGCCATTGATCTGGGCAGGAAGCAGCGGGTGCTCGTCGAGTACGTGAGCGCCAACCCGACGGGGCCGTTGCACGTGGGGACCGGACGCGGCGCCGCGTTGGGGGACAGCCTCGCGCGTGTCCTCACATGGGCCGGCTACGACGTGAGCCGCGAGTACTACGTGAACGACGCCGGATCGCGCATGGAGGCGTTCAACGGCAGCGTCTTCGCCCGGTACGCGCAACACTTTGGCTTGAACGTTCCCATTCCAGAAGATGGGTACCCTGGCGATTACGTGCGGGATCTGGCCGCGGCCATCGCCAGCACAGACGGGCGACGGTTTCTGGAGATGGAGCGCCAGCAGGCCGAGGCGGAGATCGGGCGGAAGGGAATGGACCTCATCCTGGGCCAGATCCGCGAAGACCTGGAGCGGCTCAACGTTCGGTTCGATCGGTGGTTTTCCGAGCAGTCGCTGTACGACGACGGCGCGGTCGACCGGGCGATCGAGGCGCTACGCGAGCGCGGGTACGTCACCGAGCGCGAGGGAGCCATCTGGTTCACCTCGTCGGCGCTGGGCGACGACAAGGACAACGTGCTGGTCCGCAGCAATGGGCTGCCGACCTACTTCGCCTCCGACGTCGCCTATCACTACGACAAGCTCTTGGGCCGCAAGTTCGATCTGGCCATCGATATTTGGGGCGCCGACCATCAGGGGCACGTTCCGCGGATGAAGGCCGTGGTATCGGCGATTGGCGACGATCCCTCGCGTCTCGTCGTGCTCATCTACCAGCTCGTGAACCTCGTTCGGCAGGGTCGGCCGGTCGCCATGGGGAAGCGCACGGGGACGTTCGTCACGCTGCGGGAAGTGCTCGACGAGGTCGGGCCGGACGCCGTGCGCTTCTTTCTCGTGGGCCGCTCGGCGGACGCGATGATGGATTTCGACCTCGATCTTGCCAAGGCCCAGTCCGACGTCAACCCCGTCTACTATGTGCAGTACGCGCACGCGCGCATCGCGAGCATCATGCGTCGGGCCGCGGATGTCGATTTCGTCGATGGCGACGTGCGCCGCCTCGAGCACCCGGCGGAGCTGGCGCTGATCCGCAAGATGCTCGCCTTCCCGGAGATCGTGGCGGACGCAGCCAGCTCCATGGCACCGCACTCCTTGCCCCATTACGCGCAGGAGCTGGCGACCAGCTTCCACGCCTTTTACGACGAATGCCGAGTGATCGGGGAGGACGAGGCGCTGATGAAGGCGCGCCTGAAGCTGGTCGGCGCCTGTAAGGTGATGTTGGCCACGACGTTGGATCTCATTGGCGTCAGCGCGCCCGACGAGATGTAG
- the rnc gene encoding ribonuclease III — MDRSALEERLGVRFRDGSLLDLALTHKSAVNEGLSAADNERLEFLGDAVLGAAVADLLYRSFPEEPEGSLTNMRATLVRQSSLAAWGRSLGLAAHIRMGRGEEERGGRERDALLASVLEAVIGAVYVDLGYAAAVAVIRPFVERAIPGLSPSRRALDPKSELQFRIQARRGALPAYVVLQVEGPEHRPRFTVQVSTDDGISAIGSGSSKQAAEQQAAARALEMLEESAS, encoded by the coding sequence ATGGATCGCTCTGCCCTGGAAGAGCGACTCGGCGTTCGGTTTCGGGACGGCTCGCTCCTCGATCTGGCACTGACCCACAAGTCCGCTGTAAACGAGGGGCTGAGCGCCGCCGACAACGAGCGCCTCGAGTTCCTGGGCGACGCCGTGCTTGGCGCGGCCGTGGCTGATCTCCTCTACCGTTCGTTCCCGGAGGAGCCGGAAGGCTCGCTGACCAACATGCGCGCCACGCTGGTCCGGCAGTCCAGTCTCGCGGCCTGGGGGCGGAGCCTGGGCCTGGCGGCCCACATCAGGATGGGACGTGGTGAGGAGGAGCGAGGGGGGCGGGAGCGCGACGCCCTGCTCGCCAGCGTGCTGGAGGCGGTGATCGGCGCCGTCTACGTCGATCTGGGCTACGCGGCTGCCGTGGCGGTGATCCGTCCGTTCGTGGAACGGGCGATTCCGGGACTCTCACCGTCTCGGCGCGCTCTCGATCCCAAGTCCGAGCTGCAATTTCGGATTCAAGCGCGCCGGGGCGCCCTCCCCGCCTACGTCGTTTTGCAGGTGGAAGGGCCGGAGCACCGACCGCGGTTCACCGTCCAGGTCTCCACCGACGATGGAATTTCCGCTATTGGCTCGGGCTCGTCCAAGCAAGCGGCCGAGCAGCAGGCCGCCGCGCGAGCGCTCGAGATGCTGGAAGAATCCGCGTCGTGA
- the smc gene encoding chromosome segregation protein SMC: MFLKQLEMTGFKSFAQTVRIELGPGLTAIVGPNGSGKSNIVDAVRWVLGEQSARAIRGTKSEDVIFAGSAMRRPLGMAEVTLVLDNTDRRVAIDLAEISAARRLYRSGETEYLLNRRRTRLRDVLDVAGQAGLGPDSYCVVGQGAIDQLALQRPQERRALIADAADIRRFEARLAEIESDLLQTQQNALRISAVTAEVRPQLDRLRVQADRAQRHRDVRDEVEQLAVAWYGRALPEGRERLAEAERRGRALSARAEELRATLGEIDRRRAALHGEAAAARQRMAAASVALQDHRARREKERLERAAVAERLQSVETRSSALRLELADAEAEHAAAKAALERSSASLKDSQTATPVAADDHDVREARAYLDEARSLASRVQAAAQRSQAALVAIEREDFQLRARLEGLAASAGQRAEAEERQAALIAAIGEADARRQALELDLAAVEERIARARIDAARDAAKRESAGAALREARRALDGLLGEERAIAGLNTAPRGSSARLLSAVVDVPLRYRRAIAAALGTAAQYQVVAAKDTAWFVDDGQRGPDVEPVLVPDSATNEPADGDDFRAWVARIIGDAQPYELAIDLVTARGANAFVRRYLGTTIVVASLAEARSVAQRLREAVSAGAPRVPFHVASADGHCLGADGEHRVGLRAADDRAVELEERKSALAIRIADARRQVAALEEEFRATSEAGAATREAMGTEEAERVRIVARVKEIEGGLTSLRGQLDAESKRLARLDPSGASAEIEGRIAANAKRAAATRAELEGILADLRDREAAVGRAEEGLRAAMDRHATASVERALAEERLARMVDAVQRDSREVDRLAARIQTLQSELTRLDREGEVLRLRLDGLNDSIAAWDAKVAAEEANLAAESQAAAANVEAAEATAREFESVQTELADARAEQASAGADAEHARGIVARLEAEASGVAEALGVDAVAVLQGTSRRPDLGALDSDTLERRLLRAQRELRSIGSVDYGVLAEYAVVRDRYQFLTEQLEDLNRAEAAIREGMAEARQQMRDRFARAFDETNLRFKEMFRELFRGGDAELLLIGDPESTQCGIDIAAQPPGKRQHRMATLSGGERSLVGAALLLALISVNPSPFCMLDEVDAALDETNVQRFVSSIRDMSQSTQFILVTHNRATMEMADALYGVTMTPGAISQVVSIRLEAAIP; encoded by the coding sequence GTGTTCCTGAAGCAGCTGGAGATGACCGGCTTCAAGAGCTTCGCGCAGACCGTGCGCATCGAGCTGGGCCCCGGTCTGACCGCGATCGTCGGGCCGAACGGAAGCGGGAAGAGCAACATCGTAGACGCAGTCCGCTGGGTTCTTGGCGAGCAGAGCGCGCGAGCCATCAGGGGAACCAAGAGCGAGGACGTCATCTTTGCCGGCAGCGCGATGCGCCGCCCGCTTGGGATGGCCGAGGTTACCCTGGTCCTCGACAATACCGACCGCCGCGTGGCGATCGACCTCGCCGAGATCTCGGCTGCTCGACGGCTTTATCGCTCCGGCGAAACCGAGTACCTGTTGAACCGCCGGCGGACGCGGCTTCGCGACGTGCTGGACGTCGCGGGTCAGGCCGGACTAGGACCGGACTCCTATTGCGTGGTGGGCCAGGGCGCCATCGACCAGCTCGCGCTTCAGCGGCCGCAGGAGCGCCGGGCCCTCATCGCCGACGCCGCGGACATCCGGCGCTTTGAAGCGCGGCTAGCGGAGATCGAGAGCGATCTCCTCCAAACGCAGCAGAACGCGCTTCGCATCTCCGCCGTCACGGCCGAAGTTCGGCCGCAGCTCGACCGTTTGCGGGTGCAAGCGGACCGGGCCCAGCGGCATCGCGACGTTCGGGACGAGGTGGAGCAGCTCGCCGTCGCATGGTACGGGCGCGCGCTGCCCGAGGGCAGAGAGCGGCTGGCGGAGGCAGAGCGCCGCGGTCGCGCGCTCAGCGCGCGGGCCGAGGAGCTGCGTGCGACCCTGGGCGAGATCGATCGACGACGCGCGGCCCTTCACGGCGAGGCGGCGGCCGCTCGTCAACGCATGGCAGCGGCCAGCGTCGCGCTTCAGGACCATCGCGCCCGACGAGAGAAGGAGCGCCTGGAGCGGGCGGCCGTGGCCGAGCGGCTCCAGAGCGTGGAGACTCGGTCCAGTGCGCTCCGCCTCGAGCTGGCCGACGCGGAAGCGGAGCACGCCGCCGCGAAGGCTGCCTTGGAGCGCAGCAGCGCCTCGCTGAAAGACTCGCAGACGGCGACGCCAGTGGCGGCCGACGACCACGATGTGCGCGAGGCCCGCGCCTACCTCGATGAGGCTCGCTCCCTTGCATCCAGGGTGCAGGCGGCCGCGCAGCGCAGCCAAGCTGCGCTGGTGGCGATCGAACGGGAAGACTTCCAGCTTCGTGCGCGACTCGAAGGCCTGGCGGCATCGGCGGGACAGCGCGCCGAAGCGGAGGAGCGACAGGCTGCGCTCATCGCGGCCATCGGCGAGGCGGACGCGCGCAGGCAGGCGTTGGAGCTTGACCTGGCGGCCGTCGAAGAGAGGATCGCCCGCGCTCGGATCGACGCTGCGCGCGATGCCGCGAAGCGCGAGAGCGCCGGCGCGGCCCTCCGAGAGGCGCGGCGGGCGCTCGACGGCCTGTTGGGGGAAGAGCGGGCCATTGCAGGCCTCAACACGGCGCCGCGCGGATCCAGCGCCCGTCTGCTCTCTGCCGTCGTCGACGTGCCGCTCCGGTATCGCCGCGCCATCGCGGCGGCCCTCGGGACCGCTGCTCAGTACCAGGTGGTCGCTGCGAAGGACACGGCCTGGTTCGTCGATGACGGGCAGCGCGGACCCGACGTCGAACCGGTCCTGGTGCCGGATTCTGCGACGAACGAGCCAGCCGATGGGGATGACTTCCGAGCCTGGGTGGCGCGCATCATTGGCGACGCGCAGCCGTACGAGCTCGCGATTGACCTCGTCACGGCGCGCGGCGCGAATGCGTTCGTCCGGCGGTATCTGGGCACGACGATCGTCGTTGCTTCCCTTGCGGAAGCTCGGTCTGTGGCCCAGCGCCTGCGCGAGGCGGTCTCAGCGGGAGCGCCTCGCGTGCCGTTCCACGTCGCGAGTGCGGACGGGCACTGTCTCGGCGCGGACGGCGAGCACCGCGTCGGCCTGCGCGCCGCCGACGATCGCGCCGTAGAGCTGGAGGAGCGCAAGTCCGCGCTGGCCATCCGGATCGCGGATGCCCGCCGACAGGTGGCTGCTCTGGAGGAGGAGTTTCGCGCGACCTCGGAGGCCGGCGCCGCCACCCGAGAGGCGATGGGCACGGAGGAAGCGGAGCGCGTTCGGATAGTGGCCCGGGTGAAGGAGATCGAAGGAGGGTTGACGAGCCTGCGTGGGCAGCTGGACGCCGAGAGCAAACGGCTGGCCCGCCTCGATCCGTCGGGCGCATCTGCGGAGATCGAGGGGCGCATCGCGGCGAACGCGAAGCGGGCGGCGGCCACTCGGGCCGAGCTGGAAGGGATCCTCGCCGATCTTCGGGATCGCGAGGCGGCGGTGGGTCGCGCTGAAGAAGGACTTCGCGCGGCGATGGATCGCCACGCGACCGCGTCCGTGGAGCGAGCCCTCGCGGAGGAACGCCTGGCCCGCATGGTCGACGCCGTGCAGCGGGATTCGCGCGAGGTCGATCGACTGGCAGCGCGCATCCAGACGCTGCAGTCGGAATTGACCCGACTTGATCGCGAGGGCGAAGTGCTCCGCCTGCGCCTTGACGGCCTCAACGATTCCATTGCCGCGTGGGATGCGAAGGTGGCCGCGGAGGAAGCCAACCTGGCGGCGGAGTCCCAGGCCGCAGCCGCGAACGTGGAGGCTGCCGAAGCAACCGCCCGCGAATTCGAATCGGTGCAGACAGAGCTTGCAGATGCCCGCGCCGAGCAGGCCAGCGCTGGCGCAGATGCGGAGCACGCGCGGGGAATCGTTGCTCGGCTCGAGGCAGAGGCGAGCGGCGTCGCGGAGGCGCTCGGAGTCGACGCGGTCGCCGTCCTGCAGGGGACGTCACGGCGGCCTGACCTCGGCGCGCTCGACTCGGACACGCTCGAACGGCGCCTGCTGCGCGCGCAACGCGAGCTCCGCAGCATCGGGTCGGTGGACTACGGCGTGCTGGCCGAGTATGCCGTCGTGCGGGATCGCTATCAGTTCCTGACCGAGCAGCTCGAGGATCTCAATCGGGCGGAAGCGGCTATTCGTGAGGGGATGGCGGAAGCCCGCCAGCAGATGCGGGACCGCTTCGCGCGCGCGTTCGACGAGACGAACCTGCGGTTCAAAGAGATGTTTCGTGAGCTGTTCCGCGGTGGCGACGCCGAGCTGCTCTTGATTGGCGACCCGGAGAGCACGCAGTGCGGCATCGACATCGCCGCGCAGCCGCCGGGAAAGCGCCAGCACCGAATGGCCACGCTGTCCGGGGGCGAGCGCTCCCTCGTTGGGGCCGCGCTCCTCCTGGCCCTTATCAGCGTCAACCCGAGCCCATTCTGTATGCTTGATGAAGTCGATGCCGCGCTGGATGAGACCAATGTGCAGCGGTTCGTCTCGTCGATCCGCGACATGTCACAGTCCACGCAATTCATCCTCGTCACACACAACCGCGCGACGATGGAGATGGCGGACGCCCTCTACGGGGTTACGATGACCCCGGGCGCGATCTCGCAAGTGGTTTCGATTCGGCTCGAAGCCGCGATCCCATAG
- a CDS encoding MazG nucleotide pyrophosphohydrolase domain-containing protein, which translates to MSARSSAREEEGSILDGIPAAMPALERADAIQQRVAEVGFDWPDISGVTAKAHEEIDELAAAATLDHQREELGDVLFALVNLGRRLGFSAELALQEANEKFIRRFAWIEAQCRQAGVRPEELGLEKLDRLWNAAKMNERPEVDEGAPDAKGGRGKQTGAV; encoded by the coding sequence ATGAGCGCGCGATCTAGCGCTCGCGAAGAGGAAGGTTCGATCCTCGACGGCATCCCGGCGGCGATGCCGGCCCTCGAGCGCGCCGATGCGATTCAGCAGCGCGTCGCGGAGGTCGGCTTCGATTGGCCGGACATCAGCGGCGTGACGGCCAAAGCGCACGAGGAGATCGACGAGCTCGCGGCCGCCGCGACGCTCGACCACCAGCGGGAGGAGCTGGGCGACGTGCTCTTTGCGCTGGTGAACCTCGGCCGGCGGCTCGGCTTTTCGGCAGAGCTTGCCTTGCAGGAAGCCAACGAGAAGTTCATCCGTCGATTCGCTTGGATCGAGGCCCAGTGCCGGCAGGCGGGAGTGCGCCCGGAAGAGCTGGGCCTCGAGAAGCTGGACCGGCTCTGGAACGCGGCGAAGATGAACGAGCGACCAGAGGTGGATGAAGGTGCGCCGGATGCGAAAGGCGGCCGCGGCAAGCAAACCGGCGCGGTCTAG
- a CDS encoding TldD/PmbA family protein produces the protein MRDFARRALDVATLRGATYADVRIDERRVESIGVKNGVVEALLSEEGQGFGVRVLADGAWGFAASAVLSATEVDRIAALAVEIARASALAKRSDVDLGPPVVSRGSYRTPVEQDPFSIPVDAKVALLLQADAEMRRVAGVSVAEGSLECQRVRKIFASTEGSDVEQELVETGAGIVAMAVGDGEVQTRSFPNSFGRHQGCGGWELVQRMRLVENAPRIAEEAVALLSAPQCPSDVTTVIIDPTQMALQVHESCGHAVELDRVLGMEAAYAGTSFLTPDRIGFQYGSEHVTIVADATVPGGMGTFGWDDEGVPATVTPIVDHGRFVDYLTSRETAARFGKPSNGTVRAQDWSRLPIIRMTNINLLPGPWALDDLIADTDRGLYLSTNRSWSIDDKRLNFQFGTEAAWEIVGGKLGRLYRNATYGGITPEFWRSCDAVCREWQMWGVTNCGKGQPSQAMHVGHGAAASRFRGVRVGIA, from the coding sequence GTGCGTGATTTCGCGCGGCGCGCCCTCGACGTCGCGACCTTGCGAGGCGCGACGTACGCCGACGTGCGCATCGATGAGCGGCGCGTCGAGTCCATCGGCGTCAAGAACGGCGTCGTCGAAGCGCTCCTGTCCGAGGAAGGCCAGGGTTTCGGTGTGCGCGTCCTCGCCGATGGCGCGTGGGGCTTCGCCGCCAGCGCCGTATTGAGCGCGACAGAGGTGGATCGCATCGCCGCGCTGGCCGTGGAGATCGCCCGGGCCAGCGCGCTCGCCAAGCGAAGCGACGTGGATCTCGGCCCGCCGGTCGTCTCCCGCGGCTCCTATCGAACTCCTGTGGAGCAAGACCCCTTCTCCATCCCCGTCGACGCCAAGGTTGCGCTTCTCCTTCAGGCGGATGCCGAGATGCGCCGGGTCGCGGGCGTGTCGGTCGCGGAGGGGTCGCTCGAATGCCAGCGCGTGCGCAAGATCTTCGCGAGCACCGAGGGCAGCGACGTGGAGCAGGAGCTGGTGGAGACGGGCGCCGGCATCGTTGCGATGGCGGTCGGTGATGGCGAGGTGCAGACTCGCTCGTTTCCCAATAGCTTCGGACGGCACCAGGGGTGCGGCGGTTGGGAGCTGGTGCAGCGCATGCGGCTCGTGGAGAACGCCCCTCGCATCGCCGAGGAGGCGGTAGCGCTCCTTTCAGCCCCCCAGTGTCCCTCCGACGTGACCACGGTGATCATCGATCCGACCCAGATGGCGCTCCAAGTCCACGAATCGTGCGGACACGCGGTGGAGCTGGACCGCGTGCTCGGGATGGAAGCGGCCTACGCCGGCACCAGCTTCCTCACTCCCGATCGAATTGGCTTCCAGTATGGCTCCGAGCACGTGACCATCGTCGCGGATGCGACGGTCCCCGGTGGAATGGGTACGTTCGGCTGGGACGACGAGGGTGTCCCGGCCACGGTCACCCCAATCGTCGACCACGGCCGTTTCGTCGATTACCTCACGTCGCGCGAAACGGCGGCGCGCTTCGGGAAGCCGAGCAACGGCACGGTCCGTGCGCAGGACTGGAGCCGTTTGCCCATCATTCGCATGACGAACATCAATCTCCTTCCCGGCCCATGGGCGCTCGACGATTTGATCGCGGACACCGACCGCGGCCTCTACCTGTCGACGAATCGGAGCTGGAGCATCGACGACAAGCGGCTGAACTTCCAATTCGGCACCGAAGCCGCGTGGGAGATCGTGGGGGGAAAGCTGGGACGACTGTACCGAAACGCCACCTACGGCGGTATCACCCCAGAGTTCTGGCGCTCGTGCGACGCGGTGTGCCGCGAATGGCAGATGTGGGGCGTGACGAACTGCGGCAAGGGTCAGCCCTCCCAGGCCATGCACGTCGGGCACGGGGCCGCCGCCTCGCGATTCCGGGGCGTTCGGGTGGGAATCGCGTGA